The window GTGATAATATTTTCATAGACTGGCAATCCCCCAACAGTTGCACCCGGGGCTTTGGCAATTTCCTTGCCATTTTGAAACCTCAGCGCTTGATACCAGTTTAAAGTGGAATTTTCGATTGTGGGCTGATTAGGGAAGGAAAGGACTGCTCCAAGTGCTACTGATTCAGCTAAAGATTGCAGTTCTTCGCGCTTCAATAAATAGAGAGCCGTGTCGATTGCAAATGCAGCCAGAGCAAAACTCCCGGTCAATAAGAGTGCAATCAAAAGCACCATGTTGCCGCGCATGGAGCTTGGCCGCTGACTAGCTATAAAATGTTTAACTTGGAGTTTCATTCGCCAAAGTTACTCTGCCCATAGTGATAAAGTTTACGCTCTTGTTTCGACTTGATTAACACAAAATCTCTTCCCAGAGCTGCACTAGTAAGTGGATTAAGCTTGAGTCGGTAGGAAACTTCAACTGCAGCAGTCTTTGAGTCAGGGCGTGTGATTGTTACTCGTGCCGAACGCTCTACGGTGTCCGATTCACGTTGATCGACTGGTAGAGTGTTTTCTAGAATCTTATAGGCGATGCGAGCGACTGGACCAAGATTGCTATCCGGGTCGCCGTCGCCTTCAGCTCCGGTACTAAGTTTTCTTGTGGTGCTGCCATACTGCAGACTAGAGGTGTAACTTGACCCAACTGCCCAGGTAACTTGTGAGTCTGGAATCAAGGAAAGTACTTTAGTTTCAGTGCCGCTTACCTCGATACTACGATTACAAGAATATTGCGGATAGGTTTCTAGGGTGATTCCGCCACCAGGACTTGCAACCCCGCGCGGCTCACTTGCGTAATACGCTTCGAGTGCAGGCCAGAGGTTTGCAAAATTCTTAGTAATTATTTCGTGATTTCCCGGACAATAATCTTGGTTAATATTGACTACCGTGGATATTAAGGGAATGGATTTCTGACTTGGCAATGAATTATCGTGATAAACGGCATTACGATTTTGTGGACTGCGCTTAGCAGATCCAGAAAAATCGATAAAACTTAATTCTTCATTGCCATTGATTTTTATTTTATCTGGCGGCAAGACCAAGGCCCCACGACGAATTCCGATTTTGCGGCCATCTGCGTAAAGTGGGTCAGATAAATTCCTGCCACAAGTAGTGCTAGTCAGCCCAGTTGAGGCAAGGGTTGCTTTGTTTTCATCTGCATCCCAGTCTGGGCAGTCATAACTACAGCCAATCGTGCGGTAGTGGTCCGTATTTAGTGTGAGGTGGTGAGACAAGAATGGAGCAAGAGTGCCATCGTTACTCGGAGGTATGCCACAATCTGACATCGCGTTAACTGTAGTTGAACCTAAAACTACTGCCGCACTTGTGAGTGAGTCATTGAACATGCGGGCCAGGGACTCTTCTTGTGCAGGAGTCCAGCCACCTGCCCCGTCGACTAAGTGGTCAATCCACCATTCACGTCGATCGGTATTTGGCGTTGCTAGTGGACTGACCACAGCTGGATTGAAATGAGTCCACATTAAAGGATCTAAATAAGTGTCCATCCGTCGAACTCCATCAGCTCCGTTAGCGTTGTAGGCAAAAGGTGCTTTGTCTTCTTCCCAATCGAGTTCGTCTCCATCTGGATCAGCATCCATCTCCGATGTGCTGTTTGCATAGTCAGGTCTGTTGTCCAGGTCCTGATCGAGCTTGATTGCTACGATGTTACCGAGGCGCGGCTGCGCGACGTATAAGTATTGAAGATCGGGGGAAATGGCTACGCCCGATCCGGCCTCGAGCGGCACCGTCCCCAGAGGACGCGCCTGTGAGAGCTTGCCACTCGAATCAGGCACCAAGCTAAACTCCAAGTTCGTTACTGCATCTTGATACGCTTTGGCTGTAGTGCTTGGGGCAAATTTACTCCAGTTATTTAAATGCAAATTGTTTAACCACTGAGTAGTTGTTAGCGTGCTTGCCCCGCGTGAAAAAGAATCAACGCGCACGAGAGCATTCTCCCATTGCCCACCAGCTGTGTCATTTAACCAAGAGGCAACAAAACCTTGGACACGAGGACTGCAAGTCGAACACATCGCTGCAGTTGTAAAAAATATTGCAGTAGTTGGGTTTCTAAAATTTAAGTCATCTTCGGGGCGGCGCGTAAATGAGGTTGGGAGGGCGCTACTACTTGTCCAATTGCCAACTAAATTTTCAAACTTGTCATCGCTAGTGCCGATAGTATTATCTGCCCCACCGCTTATTTTTAAAATTCCACCGCGGTAATATTCGCCGTCTCGAGGGTTGACAACAGGAAAGGTCGACAGCCCACTTGTGGTGATATACAAGGCATTATTTGAATATTGTAGATTATAGGGAATGCCCATAATGCGTTTGTCGGGCGGTTTTTTCGGCGTGTTATCACCATAGGTTCCAGCAAGGACAAAGAGTCTTTCTGTGACATCGCCATTTACGAAGCCATCGCTTCCCGCAGTTTGTAGCAGGACCACTCCCATTTCGTCAGCAATAAAAAGTTGCTGATTTCTAGCGTCATAAGCCAAGGACAAAGGGCGCACTTGAACGCAGGTCGGGTGAATCCCGAGAGCAATGTCAGTATCTGTATAGGAAAAAAGTCTAACGGAAGGCGCACCTGCCGATGGGGTAGTCGCGCTTGGACTGCAACTTCGATTCCCACTTTCATCAAAGCTGCAGGCGCGGACAGTTGTTGGGCAGGTAACTCCAGTGCCAACTACGCCACCTGCTACAGTGCTAATTGTTGCATCGTTCGAACCATCGACTTCAAGATCTGGGGCAGGAGGTAGAACTAATCTGACGCGTGAATTGCCGAAGTCGGCAATGTATAAGGGCCTGAAGTTTTCACCAGTAGGCGTGTAAGTGATGGAGCCAGGTGCAATCGCACTTTTTGGAGTATTTAAGTAAGCGTCTCGTGCGAGTGCTCCATCATCATTTGCCCAGGTTCCGCCGCCAGGGCATTTAGTGCAGCCCTTTTCGTATTTATTGACGGGCACCGGGTCGTCACTGAAAAGTCCAGCGAATAAAGGGTCAGGATCGGGGATTACGTAGCTAAGAGCAGCTTGATCATAAACTTCCTTGCCGGCGATAATATTAAATTTTTCGTTATCGCTTCCAACAATGTTTCCGCTTGCCTTGGCGATAAATGAAATTCGATGATTCGTAGTTTCAGTGATGTAAAGTCCAGGTGCGTCTTGGCGTTCAGGATAATGTAGCGACCAGGGGGCGATCTTAGAAGTTTTTCCCGTGTCATCAGCTGTTCTTCCGGGCGTTCCTGTGCTTCCGGCAATTACTCCAGTCAAATTTCCAGCCGGCCAAGTTAGCCAGCCAACGTCAATATCACCATCTTGGTCGTGGTCACCGAACATCGGTCGCCAATTACGCCCAGGTTCTGGCGTGCCATTGAGTTTGGAAAGTGCCAAGTTTGGAGTATCAGCAATTGCAAATTGATTACCAGATAATGGCGCTGCGCCGGTTTGCGTAAAGTCTGGCCAGATGTAAGTTAGTAAGTGATGATCACTATCCCCACCAATTATTATCGCGGCAAATTGATCTTTGCCAGACCCCGTCCACTGGCCAGGCACAGGTAAAACCTGCATGTCAGCGTTGATTACACCCAAGCCAATCGAGAAGGGGTTTTGCTTCGTATAGAAATTGCTGGAAAAAAGAATATTTAATTTAATTGCGCGGGAACCAGTGGCGCTACTGAATGTTAGAGCGCATAAGTCTGTTTTGCCATCGCCGTCGTAGTCGGCAGGACAGGGCAGTGGTGGTTGATCGAGAATCGTAGAGCTCGGAGCAATCTCTGCAACATCGCCAGTAAGCGCTAAATAACTAAGCCCAGCGCCTGAACTTGGCAAAATCCAATAATCATCCCCTGGAGTAACACGGAAATATACTAGGTCTTCACGACCATCTCCATCAAAGTCGAGCTTGCTCGGGAGTTGATAGCTAAAAGATCCGAGGCGCGAATTTGATAGTGGGTTACTTTCATTCCGAGTATCGAGTCTGATGTTTTCGGCATAGACCATCGGTAGATAGTGCAATACTCCGCTACCGGCCGGTGGAGGGCTTCCTACGCCAGTAGTTTCTGCGGGGTATCTTAACAAGGAAAATGGAGCTGCGGTTGAACTTGGCGTTGTCACGTCTGTCGGGGAAACTAAGGTTAAGTGCGGGCCTGAATTTACTACAGGCGCTTGTCCAAAACCGTTAAGGCTTTTTATTCCGTAGATTGTGTAACCTGGTGCCTGAGCATAGTTACTAAATGCTCCCTCAGACCCAGGATCGACCGCGGTGATTGCCTTTGCAGCTTCAGAGGCAGCACGCTCGACTACGGCAAGTGCTCTAAAGTAAAGAAAGAAATCAATTGCGCTAAACGAGATTAGTAATATCAGTGGCAAAGTTATGGCAATTGTAATTGCACTAACCCCACGTGAGGTATTTCTTTTAACTGTGCCTACAGATTTACTCATTTTACATTGTCTGTGCTCAGGCCAAAGTTTTTTCATTGCTGGAAATTTTGGTCAACCGGCATTTGTTTATTTTATCCAGTAAAATCATCTAATCAATTCTAGCCCGAACTTACAAAATCTACTACTTCTTTCTCACTAGAGATTAGTGCTAAATCAAATTAAATGTTCAAACAAATATCCCTGTTAGTATTTTTAACTCTAATCTCTTGTAGTAAAAATTACCCTGCTGGAGATTACTCCGCACAAGAAAAGCCAACAATCTGCAATTCCGAACTCAAACGGGTTTCCGAAATACGTAAGCTCGCCTGGCTTGAACCCGTTAAGTGTTTACAGTTGCGGGCAGAAGACTTTGCAAGGAGATTGAGGAAATCTATCGCCGAGAGAAATACGCAAGAACGTTTAGAGCGCGAAGCCGAGATCTATCGCTTTTTAGGCGCAATTCCCCTGGGCTTTAATTATCCCGGAGACTACCTAAAGAGCATTGAAGCTTCGGCGCTTGGTTTTTATGATTCACGATCGAAAGACCTCGTGGTTAAGAATTTGATTGATCAAGATTCATCATCTCCAAGCTTAGCTGCGGACCAAGTTGCTGTTGTGCGCCACGAATTAACTCACGGGCTCCAGGATCAACATTTTGTTGTTGATAATATTATTTCCGACAAAATTAGCATCGACATGCAACTTGCCCGCGAAGCTCTACTCGAAGGAGATGCGATGTGGACGATGGTTCGCGCTGAAGGCAAGGACCCTTGTCCAGTAGGTCTAATCGGACAGCAAATTTTATGGCTCAATGATACACTCACGGAACAAGATTCCATCCCCCCGACCTTGAAAATATTAAGTCAGTTTCCTTATGCTTTTGGCTTAGTTTATGTGTGTAATTTGCGCTCGCAAGGCGGAGTTGAGTTACTCAATCGAAAATTTCGTGAACCGCCGACTAAATCTCAAGAAATTATTGCTAAAGGGATGCCTCAAAAATCAATTTCTGAGCCAAATCCAGCATCTCTTGGTGCGGGGTTTGTAACTTCACTGCTTGGCCCGACTCAAGGCATTAGTCAAGCGTTAGTGTTAGCTCGGAAACTAACTGACGATCGAATTTTCCTCGAACCCAAAAAAGCTTTGACTTGGACGCTAGAGTGGCAAACTGAGGATGCGGCAAGGCGCGCATTAAATGCCTTTGTGAAATATTTTGAGAATAATCGTAACGCGGCTTGTACAGTTACTTCTGAAGGAACGACTTTAGTTTGTAGATGTTCACAGCCGTAATCAGATCAATAAATAATCGCAAGGCAAACCTGGCTTCAAGGTATTGTGCACAATGTCTTCACTATACATCGTAGTGAATTGCGATCTCGGCGCTCACTTCCGGGTGCAGTGAGCGATGCACAGGGCAAGCATGGGCGACGTGTTCAATCTTTTCACGGAGCTCTAGCGGGAGCGCTTTAGGTAAATGTAGTGTCACTGGTAGTTTCGCGATGCGACGTGGCGGAGTGTCCGACATATGTTTCTCTGTTGACATATACATGCCAGTAAAATCAATCGAATGTTTTTCCCCGTAAATTGCAAGAGTAGTCATAATGCAGCTCCCGAGTGCTGCTGCAACTAAGTCAGTTGGGGAAAAATAGGCACCTTCTCCGGCGTTATCTTTAGGTGCATCGGTTAAGATCTCTGATTCCGAAGGACCATGGATTAGTGAGACCCGTTTATTGCCAATGTATTTACCAGTGATTCCAACCATATTTCACCCCTTCTATCTAAATCTCTTCCGCTTGCTTGCCCGCCGTAGCTTCGGCGTAGGTGGGAACTTATACTAACTCTTGCTAAAGGGAAATAAAGAGCACTTTCAAGCTTAGGTCTGCTTAATGCCTGTCATCTGGAGATCTTTCGACTACATATTTAACTCGCCAATGCTCGTTAAATATTTCGCTCAAGATGACTGGTAGATGAAAAAGCTAAGTGCAAGCTTACGATCTACTTTATTCCCGACCAACTAAGCCCTCACGCATTTGCATATATGCAGAGCGCCGAAAAACATACGGGTCTAAGGACATGTCATCCATTAATTCTTTATCTTCAAGCCGTTTTGCGCGGATATTTACAGCTTCCAGCGCGCGTGTGCCATAAAGCACTGGATCCTCAAGCGCATCGCTAAAATATCCTGCAGCTCCGAGCGGGTCTAAGAAACTATCAGCGATTCTTCCGAAAGTGTCGCGCAAATTTGACGGACCATAAATTGGCAAGACGAGATAAGGGCCAGTCTCAACCCCACGATATCCAAGCCCGGTGCCGAAATCTTCTTCGACATGGCGGAGGCCAAATTCTTTTGCCACATCAATAAATCCTGCAAGGCCGAAAGTGCTATTATACATAAAGCGCGCAAGATGTGTGCCCAATTGATCGCTGTTGCCCTGCATCAGGTCACTCACAATATAAATTGGCGAGCGTAAATTTCTAAAGAAATTTGTAAATGAACGCTGCGCGACATTGGGTGTGATGTAATTATAGCCTTGGGCAATCGGCTTGAATAAATAAGTATCAAATTGTTCGTTGAACCAAAAAACTTTGCGATTAAAGCCTTCGATTGGGTCAGCGATCTCTCGATCGTCTGCATAAGTGACTTGAGCAGTAACTGTTAATAATACTACCAGGAATAAATATTTTTTCATTTTTTACTTAACTATTAGCTAGATTCTTAATAAGTATGATTCAGTGCGTTATACCTTATGCTCTTTTTATGGACAAACCTAAATCAATAGAATATTTGCTTTATTTATGACTCCAAATCAAAAGCATTCTTCTGCCCAGTCTCCAATGAGTTTGATCTTTTTTTTCTTCTTGATTGGAGCAATTATTGTTGGACTACTCACGGGGCGTCTCAAGGAAGTAACTGATACAAGCTTCCAGTCAGCCAAGGATGCCGTCAATCTTTCGATTAATCTAATTGGCATCATGGCGCTCTGGTTAGGGCTCATGCGTATTCTTGAAGCCGGTGGAGCCATGCAAACGATTGCTAGCAAACTCAAGCCTTTGATGCGTAGGCTTTTTCCGGGAGTTCCCGCTGAGCACCCCGCCATGAGTGCGATGATTTTAAATATCTCAGCTAACATGCTCGGGCTGGGCAATGCCGCAACTCCCTTTGGTATTCGGGCGATGACAGAGTTAAATAAACTTAATCCACTGCCTGGCGTAGCAACCAATGCAATGTGCTTGTTTCTTGCAATTAATACATCAAGCGTAACACTGCTCCCACTTGGAGTTATCGGAGTGCGTGCAGCAGCCGGGGCAAGTGAGCCAGCGGCGATATTTTTTACAACTCTATTTGCCACAACCTGTTCAACGCTCAGCGCAGTTTTAGCGGCTTTTTATTTTGCTAAGCGCGACAAAGTGTATTTGCAGGAAGCAATTAGCGCCCCACCGCCGGATCTAAAAAATGAAAGCCAAGGCACTAATTCTTTAGAACCGGAAAATCCCTATCAACACTTGCTAGCTGCCTCATCAGGCGCAGAGAAAGGGATTACGCGCGCAATTATCTTACTTTTATTAGCCACAATTCTACTTCGGGTTTTGCTTGGCAAACTTACCGTTGAAGAGCTTGCCAGTGAGATTGCAACTTTATGGCTCATGCCCGGATTGATGCTGGCAATTGTGCTTTACGGCTACGCTCGCGGTGTAAAACTTTATGATGCAGTTACAGATGGAGCAAAGCAGGGTTTTGATACTGCAGTAAGAATCATTCCATTCCTTGTGATAATTTTAGTTGCAATTGGAATGTTTCGATCCTCGGGTGCGATGGAATATTTGGGTGTTTTATTATCTCCATTCACGGATTTAATTGGCATGCCCGCAGAGGTGCTTCCGATGGCCTTGGTGCGGCCGTTATCAGGAAGTGGGGCATTTGCCTTGATGAGTGAGATTATTCAGCGTGACCCGAATTCTTATGCGGCATTTTTAGCTTCAACGATTCAAGGATCGACGGAAACAACTTTTTATGTTTTGGCTGTTTACTTCGGGTCGTGCGGCATTCTTCGTTTCAGGCATGCTGTGTGGTGTGGGTTAATTGCTGATGTTTTTGGTGTCCTAGGCGCGTGCATCATCTGCTCTGTTACATATTAGCATGATTATATAACTATAACATATTGATATTATTAGAATTTCTAAAAGTGTCGAATATAGTCGACACTTTTAGTTTTAATGGTATAAACCCGTTTAACATGCATAACGATTTAATAGCTCTAATATTGCAAGACTGGAATTATTGGGAAAAAACTCCTCGACCTTCAATTAGTAGGGACCTTTTGCTTGAAAATTCGATCCATTTGGCGCCTGACTTAGTTACAGTTATTCAAGGAATCAGACGTTCGGGTAAATCAACTTTACTTGTTCAGCTGATGACCAGTATGCATTTAGCTCCTGAGCACTGCTTTTTTATCAATTTTGAAGATCCACGTTTGAGTAATGATCTTAACTCTACTTTACTAGACGACTTGAGAACATTTGCTGATCAGCGAGTGGGAAACAACGTCAGACGTTATTTTTTTCTTGATGAAATACAAAATGTAAAAAACTGGGAACGCTGGTTACGTGTCCGTCTTGAGCAAGCCTCCTTAGATGTCTTTATTATTACAGGCTCAAATGCCTCCTTACTATCGGGCGAGTTAGCTACTACCTTGACTGGTCGTCATATTACAATCGAAGTGTTCCCATTTAGTTATGCAGAATTTTTACGAACGCGCCCGAAAGCTTCGTTTGAAGACTATTTACAACTTGGAGGATTCCCCCGGACTCTAACTTATCAACAGCCCGAGCAACTGCTGCGTGAATATTTTACGGATATTGTTGAACGTGATGTAAAACGTCAAGTTAATGTTCGTTCTCTGCAGACGCTATCTCAGCTCGTGAAAATTGTATTTGAATCTGCAGGTTCAGAGACTAGTTTACGTAAATTAGCTACAGTCTTAGATATCGCACCAGACACAGTCGGGTCATATTTATCTGCATGTGAGGCGGCGTATATTATATTACAGTGTCCTTATTTTTCCTTTTCTGAAAAAAAGCGCATATCACGTAACAGGAAATACTATGCAATTGATCTGGGCTTAAGAAGATCAGTGGTCTCTAAAACTGGCTTAGATTTGGGAAAGAGTTTGG of the bacterium genome contains:
- a CDS encoding VacJ family lipoprotein, translating into MKKYLFLVVLLTVTAQVTYADDREIADPIEGFNRKVFWFNEQFDTYLFKPIAQGYNYITPNVAQRSFTNFFRNLRSPIYIVSDLMQGNSDQLGTHLARFMYNSTFGLAGFIDVAKEFGLRHVEEDFGTGLGYRGVETGPYLVLPIYGPSNLRDTFGRIADSFLDPLGAAGYFSDALEDPVLYGTRALEAVNIRAKRLEDKELMDDMSLDPYVFRRSAYMQMREGLVGRE
- a CDS encoding spore maturation protein, encoding MTPNQKHSSAQSPMSLIFFFFLIGAIIVGLLTGRLKEVTDTSFQSAKDAVNLSINLIGIMALWLGLMRILEAGGAMQTIASKLKPLMRRLFPGVPAEHPAMSAMILNISANMLGLGNAATPFGIRAMTELNKLNPLPGVATNAMCLFLAINTSSVTLLPLGVIGVRAAAGASEPAAIFFTTLFATTCSTLSAVLAAFYFAKRDKVYLQEAISAPPPDLKNESQGTNSLEPENPYQHLLAASSGAEKGITRAIILLLLATILLRVLLGKLTVEELASEIATLWLMPGLMLAIVLYGYARGVKLYDAVTDGAKQGFDTAVRIIPFLVIILVAIGMFRSSGAMEYLGVLLSPFTDLIGMPAEVLPMALVRPLSGSGAFALMSEIIQRDPNSYAAFLASTIQGSTETTFYVLAVYFGSCGILRFRHAVWCGLIADVFGVLGACIICSVTY
- a CDS encoding ATP-binding protein — its product is MLENSIHLAPDLVTVIQGIRRSGKSTLLVQLMTSMHLAPEHCFFINFEDPRLSNDLNSTLLDDLRTFADQRVGNNVRRYFFLDEIQNVKNWERWLRVRLEQASLDVFIITGSNASLLSGELATTLTGRHITIEVFPFSYAEFLRTRPKASFEDYLQLGGFPRTLTYQQPEQLLREYFTDIVERDVKRQVNVRSLQTLSQLVKIVFESAGSETSLRKLATVLDIAPDTVGSYLSACEAAYIILQCPYFSFSEKKRISRNRKYYAIDLGLRRSVVSKTGLDLGKSLGAVVFHTLRKRYKNVYYWREKGEVDFVVYNEGLITPYQVSWNKPEARHVSAANEFKKAFPQAEEARYISRENVEEFLLENQASLRARI
- a CDS encoding OsmC family protein — encoded protein: MVGITGKYIGNKRVSLIHGPSESEILTDAPKDNAGEGAYFSPTDLVAAALGSCIMTTLAIYGEKHSIDFTGMYMSTEKHMSDTPPRRIAKLPVTLHLPKALPLELREKIEHVAHACPVHRSLHPEVSAEIAIHYDV